A genomic segment from Streptomyces sp. NBC_00654 encodes:
- the galU gene encoding UTP--glucose-1-phosphate uridylyltransferase GalU: MNEPSPRISKAVIPAAGLGTRFLPATKATPKEMLPVVDKPAIQYVVEEAVAAGLSDVLMITGRNKRPLEDHFDRNYELESALTRKGDAARLSRVQESSDLATMHYVRQGDPRGLGHAVLCAAPHVGDQPFAVLLGDDLIDPRDPLLARMVEIQEREGGSVIALMEVEPSQIHQYGCAAADATVEGDIVRITDLVEKPDPAEAPSNLAIIGRYVLDPAIFDILRHTQPGRGGEIQLTDALQLLAADEKIGGPVHGVVFKGRRYDTGDRGDYLRAIVRLACEREDLGPDFRAWLRRYVTEEM; the protein is encoded by the coding sequence ATGAATGAGCCGTCCCCCAGGATCAGCAAGGCCGTCATTCCGGCAGCCGGTCTCGGTACGCGTTTCCTGCCGGCCACCAAGGCCACTCCCAAGGAGATGCTGCCGGTCGTCGACAAGCCCGCGATCCAGTATGTCGTCGAGGAGGCCGTGGCTGCGGGCCTGTCCGACGTACTGATGATCACCGGCCGCAACAAGCGCCCTCTGGAGGACCATTTCGACCGCAATTACGAGCTGGAGTCCGCGCTGACCCGCAAGGGGGACGCCGCGCGGCTCTCCAGGGTCCAGGAGTCCAGCGACCTGGCCACCATGCACTATGTGCGGCAGGGCGACCCGCGTGGTCTGGGACACGCGGTCCTGTGCGCGGCGCCGCACGTCGGCGACCAGCCCTTCGCGGTGCTGCTCGGTGACGACCTGATCGACCCGCGCGACCCGCTGCTGGCGCGGATGGTGGAGATCCAGGAACGTGAGGGCGGCAGCGTCATCGCGCTGATGGAGGTCGAGCCGTCGCAGATCCACCAGTACGGCTGCGCGGCCGCGGACGCCACCGTCGAGGGCGACATCGTCCGCATCACCGATCTCGTGGAGAAGCCGGATCCGGCCGAGGCACCCAGCAATCTGGCGATCATCGGCCGTTATGTCCTGGACCCCGCGATCTTCGACATACTGCGGCACACCCAGCCGGGCCGCGGCGGCGAGATCCAGCTCACCGACGCCCTCCAACTGCTCGCCGCCGACGAGAAGATCGGCGGCCCGGTGCACGGGGTCGTCTTCAAGGGCCGCCGCTATGACACCGGCGACCGCGGCGACTATCTGCGTGCCATTGTCAGACTCGCGTGCGAACGTGAAGATCTGGGCCCGGACTTCCGGGCCTGGCTCCGCAGATACGTCACCGAGGAGATGTAA
- the moaC gene encoding cyclic pyranopterin monophosphate synthase MoaC, with product MSTQNRLTHLDEAGAARMVDVSDKDVTTRVARASGRVLVSPRVIELLRGEGVPKGDALATARIAGIMGAKRTPDLIPLCHPLAVSGVRVDLGVADDAVEITATVRTTDRTGVEMEALTAVSVAALTVIDMVKAVDRSAVITDVQVEAKSGGKSGDYRRTAPEEAGA from the coding sequence TTGAGTACGCAGAACAGGCTGACGCACCTCGACGAGGCGGGCGCGGCCCGCATGGTCGATGTTTCGGACAAGGACGTCACCACGCGCGTCGCCCGCGCCAGCGGCCGGGTCCTCGTCTCGCCGCGTGTCATCGAACTGCTCCGCGGTGAGGGAGTCCCCAAGGGCGACGCCCTCGCGACGGCCAGGATCGCCGGAATCATGGGGGCCAAGCGCACCCCGGACCTGATCCCGCTCTGCCATCCGCTCGCGGTCTCCGGCGTGCGGGTCGACCTGGGAGTCGCCGATGACGCGGTGGAGATCACGGCCACCGTGCGGACCACGGACCGCACGGGTGTGGAGATGGAAGCGCTGACCGCCGTCTCGGTCGCCGCGCTCACCGTGATCGACATGGTCAAGGCGGTGGACAGGAGCGCGGTGATCACCGACGTACAGGTCGAGGCGAAGTCGGGCGGCAAGTCCGGCGACTACCGGCGCACCGCGCCGGAGGAGGCGGGCGCATGA
- a CDS encoding molybdenum cofactor biosynthesis protein B, with translation MTAPGTPSREAAPTPGAASAPGAHSAGDTSGSAPATPYTALVVTASNRAAAGVYEDRGGPIVAEALTALGFAVDGPRVVPDGDPVEEALRAGATAGYDVIITTGGTGISPTDRTPEATRRVLDHEIPGIPEAVRAEGREKVPTAALSRGLAGVAGGTLIVNLPGSTGGVRDGLTVLSRLLVHAVDQLRGGDHPRPGSPS, from the coding sequence ATGACGGCGCCCGGCACCCCGTCGCGCGAAGCCGCGCCGACGCCCGGGGCCGCGTCGGCGCCCGGAGCGCATTCGGCGGGCGACACCTCCGGTTCCGCGCCGGCGACCCCGTACACCGCCCTTGTCGTGACCGCGTCCAACCGGGCCGCGGCCGGTGTCTACGAGGACCGGGGCGGACCGATCGTCGCCGAGGCGCTCACCGCCCTGGGCTTCGCCGTGGACGGGCCGCGCGTGGTTCCCGACGGCGACCCGGTCGAGGAAGCCCTGCGTGCCGGGGCGACGGCCGGGTACGACGTGATCATCACCACCGGCGGTACGGGCATCTCGCCCACCGACCGGACCCCCGAGGCCACCCGCCGCGTCCTCGACCACGAGATCCCCGGCATCCCCGAGGCGGTCCGTGCCGAGGGCCGCGAGAAGGTCCCCACCGCGGCCCTCTCCCGCGGCCTCGCGGGTGTCGCGGGCGGCACCCTGATCGTCAACCTGCCGGGCTCCACCGGCGGGGTGCGCGACGGCCTCACGGTGCTGAGCCGGCTGCTGGTGCACGCCGTCGACCAGCTGCGCGGCGGCGATCACCCCCGACCGGGGAGCCCGAGCTGA
- a CDS encoding potassium/proton antiporter, translating into MAAVRISSRSGLPSLLLYLGIGIAMGQDGIFDVKFDNAELTQVIGYAALVVILAEGGLGTKWKEVKPALPAAAMLSTVGVGISVGVTASAAHYLVGLDWRQALIIGAVVSSTDAAAVFSVLRKVPLPSRITGVLEAESGFNDAPVVILVVAFSAVGPVEHWYILVGEIALELAIGAAIGLAVGWLGSFGLRHVALPASGLYPIAVMAIAVSAYAAGAMAHGSGFLAVYLAAMVLGNSKLPHWPATRGFADGLGWLAQIGMFVLLGLLVTPHDLVDDFWPAVVVGLVLTVVARPLSVFLSLAPFRLPHREKALMSWAGLRGAVPIILATIPMVSGIEGSTRVFNIVFVLVIVYTLIQGPTLPWLAKALKIADDPSEAADLGIESAPLERLRGHLLSVAIPARSKMHGVEVGELRLPAGAAVTLVVRDGKSFVPAPATVLRRGDELLVVATDPVRDATEARLRAVGEGGKLAGWLGTGRGPATKARH; encoded by the coding sequence GTGGCGGCGGTACGCATCTCCTCGCGCAGCGGGCTTCCCAGCCTGCTCCTGTACCTCGGCATCGGGATCGCCATGGGGCAGGACGGCATCTTCGACGTCAAGTTCGACAACGCCGAGCTGACCCAGGTGATCGGCTATGCCGCCCTGGTCGTCATCCTGGCCGAGGGCGGACTCGGTACGAAGTGGAAGGAAGTCAAACCCGCGCTGCCGGCTGCCGCGATGCTGTCGACCGTCGGCGTGGGCATCAGCGTGGGCGTCACCGCGAGCGCGGCGCACTATCTCGTCGGGCTGGACTGGCGCCAGGCGCTCATCATCGGAGCGGTCGTCTCGTCCACCGACGCCGCGGCCGTCTTCTCCGTCCTGCGCAAGGTGCCGCTGCCCTCCCGGATCACGGGCGTGCTGGAGGCCGAGTCCGGCTTCAACGACGCCCCTGTGGTCATCCTGGTGGTGGCGTTCTCCGCGGTCGGCCCCGTGGAGCACTGGTACATCCTGGTCGGCGAGATAGCGCTGGAGCTGGCGATCGGCGCGGCCATCGGCCTCGCCGTGGGCTGGCTCGGCTCCTTCGGCCTGCGGCACGTGGCCCTGCCCGCGTCCGGTCTCTACCCGATCGCCGTGATGGCCATCGCGGTGTCGGCGTACGCGGCCGGCGCCATGGCGCACGGCAGCGGATTCCTGGCCGTCTACCTGGCCGCGATGGTGCTCGGCAACTCCAAGCTGCCGCACTGGCCGGCCACCCGCGGCTTCGCCGACGGGCTCGGCTGGCTGGCCCAGATCGGCATGTTCGTGCTGCTCGGGCTGCTGGTCACGCCGCACGACCTGGTCGACGACTTCTGGCCCGCGGTGGTGGTGGGGCTGGTGCTGACCGTGGTGGCCCGCCCGCTGTCGGTCTTCCTGAGCCTCGCGCCGTTCCGGCTGCCGCACCGCGAGAAGGCCCTGATGTCCTGGGCGGGCCTGCGCGGAGCCGTGCCCATCATCCTGGCGACCATTCCGATGGTGTCCGGGATCGAGGGCAGCACCAGGGTCTTCAACATCGTCTTCGTCCTCGTCATCGTCTACACACTGATCCAGGGGCCGACCCTGCCCTGGCTCGCGAAGGCCCTGAAGATCGCCGACGATCCGTCGGAGGCCGCCGACCTGGGCATCGAGTCGGCGCCGCTGGAGCGGCTGCGCGGGCATCTGCTGTCGGTCGCGATCCCGGCCAGGTCGAAGATGCACGGCGTGGAGGTCGGCGAGCTCCGGCTGCCCGCCGGCGCCGCCGTCACGCTGGTCGTACGGGACGGGAAGAGCTTCGTCCCGGCACCGGCCACGGTGCTGCGGCGCGGCGACGAACTGCTGGTCGTGGCGACCGATCCGGTGCGCGACGCGACGGAGGCCCGGCTGCGGGCGGTCGGCGAGGGCGGCAAGCTGGCCGGATGGCTGGGGACGGGCCGCGGGCCCGCCACGAAAGCGCGCCACTGA
- a CDS encoding penicillin acylase family protein has translation MPANTTASSGSSDTKKPGRKKGRRARLLVIVLVLALVAGVGYGAYWSVSTVRASYPQTTGSIRLDGLAADVDVKRDEYGIPQIYADSDADLFRAQGFVQAQDRFWEMDVRRHMTSGRLSEMFGSGQVETDAFLRTLGWRQVAQKEYDTVLDEDTKKNLQAYAEGVNAYLKGKDGRDISVEYAALGLTNDYKPTEWTPVDSVAWLKAMAWDLRGNMQDEIDRSLLTSRLDGDQIKDLYPAYPYKKHEPIVGEGAVSSVTGKFDPEAQPSDGVGEGTPADAAKGLNTQLSALSDTLDEIPALLGPNGNGIGSNSWVVSGKYTTTDKPLLANDPHLAPMLPSLWYQMGLHCREISKSCQYDTAGYTFSGMPGVIIGHNQDIAWGFTNLGADVTDLFLEKVSGEGYQYDGKVKPFTTREETIKVAGGKSRHITVRETNNGPLVSDRSGELEKVGQKAPVTNAAPDRAGGYAVALKWTALEPGKSMDAVFELNRAKDFTSFRAAAEHFEVPSQNLIYADTKGNIGYQAPGRIPVRVQGDGTLPTPGWTSEYGWKKDPIPFAELPYEYNPKRGYIVTANQAVIDEEKYPHLLTKDWGYGTRSQRINDLIASKIKGGEKISTDDMQKMQMDNNSEIAALLVPKLLKINISDKSVREAQKLLEGWDYTQEPDSAAAAYFNGVWRNILKLAFGNKLPKELRAEGDCLNVRPADSTGPVDERHKLVRECGQRDPDSAQPDGGDRWYQVVRNIVDDPDNEWWKVPARGRDEALESRDDLFAAAMEDARWELTAKLGKDISTWSWGRLHQLTLRNQTLGTEGPGLLQRALNRGPWNLGGGEAAVNATGWNAAGGYEVIWVPSMRMVVNVGDWDKSRWINLTGASGHAFSAHYTDQTDKWVDGELLDWSFGTNAVGRTTVDTLTLKP, from the coding sequence ATGCCCGCCAACACAACCGCCTCTTCCGGCTCTTCCGACACGAAGAAGCCCGGCAGGAAGAAGGGGCGACGCGCCCGCCTGCTCGTGATCGTCCTGGTGCTGGCGCTTGTCGCGGGTGTCGGGTACGGCGCCTACTGGTCCGTGTCCACCGTGCGGGCCTCGTACCCGCAGACGACCGGATCGATCAGACTCGACGGCCTCGCCGCCGATGTCGATGTCAAACGCGACGAATACGGAATCCCGCAGATCTACGCGGACTCCGACGCCGACCTGTTCCGCGCCCAGGGCTTCGTCCAGGCGCAGGACCGCTTCTGGGAGATGGACGTCCGCCGTCATATGACGTCCGGCCGGCTCTCCGAGATGTTCGGTTCGGGACAGGTGGAGACCGATGCCTTCCTGCGCACGCTCGGCTGGCGCCAGGTCGCGCAGAAGGAGTACGACACCGTCCTGGACGAGGACACCAAGAAGAACCTCCAGGCGTACGCGGAGGGTGTCAACGCGTACCTGAAGGGCAAGGACGGCAGGGACATCTCCGTCGAGTACGCGGCGCTGGGCCTGACCAACGACTACAAGCCCACGGAGTGGACCCCGGTCGACTCGGTGGCCTGGCTCAAGGCGATGGCCTGGGACCTGCGCGGCAACATGCAGGACGAGATCGACCGTTCGCTGCTGACCAGCAGGCTCGACGGGGACCAGATCAAGGACCTCTACCCGGCCTACCCGTACAAGAAGCACGAGCCGATCGTCGGCGAGGGAGCGGTCTCCTCGGTCACCGGCAAGTTCGACCCGGAGGCCCAGCCCTCGGACGGCGTCGGCGAGGGCACCCCGGCGGACGCCGCGAAGGGCCTGAACACCCAGCTCTCCGCGCTCTCCGACACCCTGGACGAGATCCCCGCGCTGCTCGGCCCGAACGGCAACGGCATCGGATCGAACTCCTGGGTCGTCTCCGGGAAGTACACGACCACCGACAAGCCGCTGCTGGCCAATGACCCGCACCTGGCGCCGATGCTGCCCTCGCTCTGGTACCAGATGGGGCTGCACTGCCGGGAGATCTCGAAGTCCTGCCAGTACGACACCGCGGGCTACACGTTCTCCGGGATGCCCGGTGTGATCATCGGCCACAACCAGGACATCGCCTGGGGCTTCACCAACCTCGGCGCGGACGTCACCGACCTCTTCCTGGAGAAGGTGTCCGGCGAGGGCTACCAGTACGACGGCAAGGTGAAGCCGTTCACCACCCGCGAGGAGACCATCAAGGTCGCGGGAGGCAAGAGCCGGCACATCACGGTGCGGGAGACCAACAACGGGCCGCTCGTCTCCGACCGCAGCGGCGAACTGGAGAAGGTGGGCCAGAAGGCCCCCGTCACCAACGCCGCCCCCGACCGCGCCGGTGGTTACGCGGTCGCGCTGAAGTGGACCGCGCTGGAGCCCGGCAAGTCCATGGACGCCGTCTTCGAGCTCAACCGCGCCAAGGACTTCACGTCCTTCCGGGCGGCGGCCGAACACTTCGAGGTTCCCTCGCAGAACCTCATCTACGCGGACACCAAGGGCAACATCGGCTACCAGGCGCCCGGCCGGATCCCGGTCCGTGTCCAGGGCGACGGCACGCTGCCGACCCCCGGCTGGACCTCGGAGTACGGCTGGAAGAAGGATCCGATCCCGTTCGCCGAGCTGCCCTACGAGTACAACCCGAAGCGCGGCTACATCGTCACCGCCAACCAGGCCGTCATCGACGAGGAGAAGTACCCCCACCTGCTCACCAAGGACTGGGGCTACGGCACCCGCAGCCAGCGGATCAACGACCTCATCGCGTCGAAGATCAAGGGCGGCGAGAAGATCTCGACCGACGACATGCAGAAGATGCAGATGGACAACAACAGCGAGATCGCCGCGCTGCTGGTGCCCAAGCTGCTGAAGATCAACATCTCCGACAAGAGCGTGCGCGAGGCACAGAAGCTGCTGGAGGGCTGGGACTACACCCAGGAGCCCGACTCGGCCGCCGCCGCGTACTTCAACGGGGTCTGGCGCAACATCCTCAAGCTGGCCTTCGGCAACAAGCTGCCCAAGGAACTGCGGGCCGAGGGCGACTGCCTCAACGTCCGTCCGGCCGACAGCACCGGCCCGGTGGACGAGCGGCACAAGCTCGTACGGGAATGCGGCCAGCGCGACCCGGACTCGGCGCAGCCGGACGGTGGCGACCGCTGGTACCAGGTGGTCCGGAACATCGTGGACGACCCGGACAACGAGTGGTGGAAGGTGCCCGCCCGGGGCCGTGACGAGGCGCTCGAAAGCCGCGACGACCTGTTCGCCGCGGCCATGGAGGACGCCCGCTGGGAGCTGACGGCCAAGCTCGGCAAGGACATCAGCACCTGGAGCTGGGGACGGCTGCACCAGCTGACCCTGAGGAACCAGACCCTCGGTACCGAGGGACCCGGTCTTCTCCAGCGGGCCCTCAACCGGGGCCCCTGGAACCTCGGCGGCGGCGAGGCCGCGGTCAACGCCACCGGCTGGAACGCGGCGGGCGGCTACGAGGTCATCTGGGTGCCGTCGATGCGGATGGTCGTCAACGTGGGGGACTGGGACAAGTCCCGCTGGATCAACCTCACCGGCGCCTCCGGCCACGCGTTCAGCGCGCACTACACCGACCAGACCGACAAGTGGGTCGACGGCGAACTGCTCGACTGGTCCTTCGGGACGAACGCGGTCGGCCGGACCACGGTCGACACGCTGACGCTCAAGCCATGA
- a CDS encoding 5-formyltetrahydrofolate cyclo-ligase, whose protein sequence is MNTDKSGKAPLRREHLAARRLLSTEDAGRTARLLSAAALRLPELAEARTVAAYVSVGREPGTRVLLDALRARGVRVLLPVLLPDNDLDWAPYEGADRLAPAGRGLLEPTGMRLGPATVLDADTVLLPGLAVDARGMRLGRGGGSYDRVLARLSAAGAHPALVVLLYDDEVVARVPQEPHDHPVDAVVTPAGVQRFTPPPNR, encoded by the coding sequence TTGAATACCGACAAGTCAGGAAAGGCGCCCCTCCGGCGCGAACACCTCGCCGCTCGACGGCTCCTGAGCACGGAGGACGCCGGTCGCACCGCCCGGCTCCTCTCCGCCGCCGCGTTGCGCCTCCCCGAACTGGCCGAGGCCCGCACGGTCGCCGCCTATGTGTCCGTGGGGCGCGAGCCGGGAACGCGGGTGCTGCTGGACGCGCTGCGCGCGCGGGGCGTACGGGTGCTGCTGCCGGTGCTCCTGCCGGACAACGATCTGGACTGGGCGCCGTACGAGGGCGCGGACCGTCTCGCACCGGCCGGACGCGGGCTGCTGGAGCCCACCGGGATGCGCCTCGGCCCCGCCACGGTGCTCGACGCCGATACGGTCCTGCTGCCCGGCCTCGCGGTGGACGCGCGCGGCATGCGGCTGGGCCGGGGCGGCGGGAGTTACGACCGGGTGCTGGCCAGACTGTCGGCGGCCGGCGCGCATCCGGCGCTGGTCGTGCTGCTGTACGACGACGAGGTGGTCGCGCGGGTCCCTCAGGAACCGCACGACCACCCCGTGGATGCCGTGGTGACGCCGGCCGGAGTACAGCGCTTCACCCCGCCGCCGAACCGGTGA
- the glp gene encoding gephyrin-like molybdotransferase Glp: protein MSSTIWSVDEHLDDILGAVRPLEPIELQLPDAQGCVLVKDVVVEIALPPFDNSSMDGYAVRVADTEGASEEFPAVLTVIGDVAAGSAGLADGQVVGPGEAARIMTGAPLPEGADAVVPVEWTDGGSGEGPATAMRAHSDAPEGAAGEVRVYRPVEARAHVRDRGSDVRPGDLALRAGAIVGPAQIGLLAAIGCSTVVVRPRPRVVVLSTGSELVQPGETLTGGQIYDSNSFALTAAARDAGAIAYRVGAVADDAETLRATIEDQLIRADIVVTTGGVSVGAYDVVKEALSSVGDEDEPGSGIDFRKLAMQPGKPQGFGSIGPDHTPLLALPGNPVSSYVSFELFVRPAIRALMGLTDVHRPTSTATLKIDKALSSPSGRRQFLRGTYDAEEGTVTPVGGSGSHLIAALAQADALIVLPEDVTSAEPGTETEVILLR from the coding sequence TTGAGCAGCACGATCTGGTCGGTGGACGAGCACCTGGACGACATCCTCGGCGCAGTGAGGCCCCTCGAACCCATCGAGTTGCAGCTGCCCGACGCCCAGGGCTGCGTCCTCGTCAAGGACGTCGTCGTGGAGATCGCCCTGCCGCCCTTCGACAACAGCTCGATGGACGGCTACGCGGTCCGGGTGGCCGATACCGAGGGCGCGAGCGAGGAGTTCCCCGCCGTTCTCACGGTCATCGGCGATGTCGCGGCGGGCAGCGCCGGACTCGCCGACGGCCAGGTCGTGGGGCCGGGGGAGGCCGCCCGGATCATGACCGGTGCCCCACTGCCCGAGGGTGCCGACGCGGTCGTCCCGGTCGAGTGGACCGACGGAGGCTCGGGCGAGGGCCCGGCCACCGCCATGCGGGCGCACAGCGACGCTCCCGAGGGGGCGGCCGGCGAGGTCCGCGTGTACCGGCCGGTCGAGGCCCGCGCCCATGTCCGGGACCGGGGCAGCGACGTCCGGCCGGGCGATCTGGCCCTGCGCGCCGGGGCGATCGTCGGCCCGGCGCAGATCGGGCTGCTCGCCGCGATCGGCTGCTCGACCGTCGTCGTACGGCCCCGCCCGCGGGTCGTCGTCCTGTCCACCGGCAGCGAACTGGTGCAGCCGGGCGAGACGCTGACGGGCGGCCAGATCTACGACTCCAACAGTTTCGCGCTGACCGCGGCCGCCCGGGACGCCGGAGCCATCGCCTATCGGGTCGGAGCGGTGGCCGACGACGCGGAGACCCTGCGGGCCACGATCGAGGACCAGCTGATCCGCGCCGACATCGTGGTCACCACGGGCGGCGTCAGCGTCGGCGCCTACGACGTGGTCAAGGAGGCCCTGTCCTCCGTGGGCGACGAGGACGAGCCGGGCAGCGGTATCGACTTCCGGAAGCTCGCCATGCAGCCGGGCAAGCCCCAGGGCTTCGGTTCCATCGGCCCGGACCACACCCCGCTGCTCGCTCTGCCGGGCAACCCGGTCTCCAGCTATGTCTCCTTCGAACTGTTCGTACGGCCCGCGATCCGTGCGCTGATGGGCCTGACGGATGTCCACCGGCCCACCTCCACGGCCACGCTGAAGATCGACAAGGCGCTCTCCTCGCCGTCCGGCCGGCGCCAGTTCCTGCGTGGGACGTACGACGCGGAGGAGGGCACGGTCACGCCCGTCGGGGGTTCCGGATCGCATCTGATCGCGGCCCTCGCCCAGGCCGACGCGCTGATCGTGCTGCCCGAGGACGTCACCTCCGCCGAGCCCGGCACGGAGACCGAGGTGATCCTGCTCCGCTGA
- a CDS encoding MFS transporter: protein MASTVSDRPGYGQLLRTPGAWTFLLPGFAARQPFAMLTIGIVLLVQHTTGSYGSAGAVAAVSGVSMALFAPQSGKLADRFGQRAVLLPGVLVHAVSVGALTALALADAPLWALFLAAVPTGASIPQIGPMVRARWAAKLGAAPGRPASPLMATAAAFESVTDEFTFVLGPVLATALCTGVHPAAGLITEAALTLVGGLFFAAQRSTQPAPRSAATAAEPHASALSVPGVRVLAITFLGIGAVFGGMQVSLTAFAEEIGRPGVNGMLYGIFAAGNMLAGIACGAIVWKISPRRRLIIGYLALTLTASGLWAVHSVPLLAGLGLLVGLSIAPALISGYTLVDALVPASARTEAFTWLTGAVALGQAAAVTVAGQLADARGASTGFLVPLVGTVLALVTLLALRSRLTPKAAGRTVARGIGHREPVTVD from the coding sequence GTGGCGTCCACGGTCTCCGACCGCCCCGGATACGGGCAACTGCTGCGCACCCCCGGTGCGTGGACCTTCCTCCTCCCGGGCTTCGCCGCACGGCAGCCCTTCGCGATGCTGACCATCGGCATCGTGCTCCTCGTCCAGCACACCACCGGCTCGTACGGCAGCGCGGGCGCCGTCGCCGCCGTCTCCGGCGTGTCCATGGCGCTGTTCGCCCCGCAGAGCGGCAAGCTCGCCGACCGTTTCGGGCAGCGCGCGGTGCTGCTGCCCGGCGTTCTGGTGCACGCCGTCTCCGTGGGCGCGCTCACGGCGCTCGCGCTGGCGGATGCGCCCCTGTGGGCGCTGTTCCTGGCCGCTGTGCCCACCGGTGCCTCGATCCCGCAGATCGGGCCGATGGTGCGGGCCCGCTGGGCGGCCAAGCTGGGGGCCGCCCCCGGCCGGCCGGCCTCGCCGCTGATGGCCACCGCCGCCGCCTTCGAGTCCGTCACGGACGAGTTCACCTTCGTCCTCGGACCGGTCCTCGCCACCGCGCTGTGCACCGGCGTGCATCCGGCGGCCGGGCTGATCACGGAGGCCGCTCTGACCCTCGTCGGCGGACTGTTCTTCGCCGCCCAGCGCTCCACGCAGCCCGCGCCCCGGAGCGCCGCCACCGCCGCCGAACCGCACGCCTCGGCGCTCTCCGTGCCGGGCGTCCGGGTGCTCGCGATCACCTTCCTGGGCATCGGCGCCGTATTCGGCGGCATGCAGGTCTCCCTGACCGCGTTCGCCGAGGAGATCGGCCGCCCCGGAGTGAACGGCATGCTGTACGGGATCTTCGCGGCCGGCAACATGCTGGCCGGCATCGCCTGCGGCGCCATCGTCTGGAAGATCAGCCCGCGCCGCCGGCTGATCATCGGCTATCTGGCACTGACCCTGACCGCGTCCGGACTGTGGGCCGTGCACTCGGTGCCGCTGCTGGCCGGACTCGGACTGCTGGTCGGCCTCTCCATCGCTCCCGCGCTGATCAGCGGCTACACCCTGGTCGACGCCCTGGTCCCGGCGTCCGCCCGGACGGAGGCGTTCACCTGGCTGACGGGCGCGGTGGCGCTCGGTCAGGCGGCAGCGGTGACCGTGGCCGGACAGCTCGCGGACGCCCGCGGGGCGAGCACCGGTTTCCTGGTGCCGCTCGTGGGGACCGTACTGGCGCTGGTGACGCTGCTGGCCCTGCGTTCACGGCTGACTCCGAAGGCCGCGGGACGCACTGTGGCACGTGGGATCGGTCACCGCGAGCCGGTCACGGTGGACTGA
- a CDS encoding GNAT family N-acetyltransferase encodes MVLADGEVVLRPIRLRDQREWREVNRRNREWLRPWEATVPPPAPGGPVAQRPTYRQMVRHLRAEANAGRMLPFAIEYEGRLVGQLTVAGITWGSMCSGHVGYWVDQSVAGRGVMPTAVALAVDHCFRTVGLHRVEVCIRPENRPSRRVVEKLGFRSEGVRPRYLHIDGAWRDHLIFALTAEEVPDGMLRRWRQARPRAPRSAGE; translated from the coding sequence GTGGTCCTGGCCGACGGCGAGGTCGTCCTCCGCCCGATCAGACTGCGCGATCAGCGCGAATGGCGCGAGGTCAACCGGCGCAACCGTGAGTGGCTGCGCCCCTGGGAGGCGACCGTCCCGCCGCCCGCCCCGGGCGGCCCGGTGGCACAGCGCCCCACCTACCGGCAGATGGTCCGGCATCTGCGCGCGGAGGCGAACGCGGGCCGGATGCTGCCGTTCGCCATCGAGTACGAGGGCCGGCTCGTGGGTCAGCTCACGGTGGCGGGGATCACCTGGGGCTCGATGTGCTCCGGGCACGTCGGCTACTGGGTCGACCAGAGCGTGGCGGGCCGCGGTGTGATGCCGACGGCCGTCGCCCTCGCCGTCGACCACTGCTTCCGCACGGTCGGCCTGCACCGGGTCGAGGTGTGCATCCGCCCCGAGAACAGGCCCAGCCGAAGGGTCGTGGAGAAACTCGGTTTCCGTTCGGAAGGGGTGCGTCCGCGCTACCTCCACATCGACGGGGCATGGCGGGACCATCTGATCTTCGCGCTGACCGCCGAGGAAGTGCCTGACGGGATGCTCCGGCGCTGGCGCCAGGCGCGGCCGCGGGCCCCGCGCAGCGCAGGGGAATGA